From Terriglobales bacterium:
CAGGGTTGGAAGCACCATGGGAACCAGAGCGACCCGCCGCTCTCCCGGATAGGTCTCTTTTGGCACACCAATAATCACGGGCCCTTCCTTTTACTAAGTGCATGGGGCACTGATAAATTGAGTCGAATTTCAGGCGTGAGTCGCACCAAACAATATACCTGACGGAGGTTGATCCAATCAGCTTCGGGCAACGGCGGACGGAATTCTATGCGTGATGCGCATTTCGAGGTGGTGATCATTGGTGGAGGTATCGTCGGATTGGCGACAGCACTGGAGATCACACGGCGTTTTCCTAGATTGGGTCTGGCGGTGCTGGAAAAGGAAGACCGCATTGCAACCCACCAGAGCAGCCACAACAGTGGGGTGATTCACTCTGGAATCTACTACCGTCCGGGCTCACTCAAAGCGCGGCTGTGCGTAGAAGGTGCAGCGGCGATGATTGAATTCTGTGAACAGCATGGGATTCCGCATCAGGTTTGCGGCAAGCTGATAGTGGCAACAGGCCAGAACGAAGCCGCGCGGCTCGAACAACTGCTTGAACGTGGACGGCAGAACGGCGTGCCAAACATTAGATTGATCGATGGGCCGCAGGTGCGTGACTTGGAACCCCACTGTGCGGGAATACGAGGGCTGCATGTTCCCAGCGCAGCTATAACCGATTACTCTGCGGTTTGTGGTAAGTTCGCCGAGCTGATCCGACACGGCGGCGGAAAGCTCCTGACGAACAACCGTGTGACTGGGCTGCGGCGTGATGCTGGCGATGTCGTTCTCGAAACTACGAACGGCGTATTCAGTGCAGGCTACGTGATCAATTGTGCCTGACTATACAGCGACTTTCTGACTCGAATGGCGGGGGAGAAAGCGAACCTAGCGATCGTGCCTTTCCGGGGCGAGTACTACGAATTGGTGGCAGAGCGCACCGGCCTGGTGCGTGGCATGATTTATCCCGTGCCTGATCCGGAGCTGCCGTTTCTGGGTGTCCACTTTACGCGGCGCGTGCACGGAGGAGTGGATGCCGGGCCGAACGCGGTGCTGGCCCTGAGCCGCGAAGGCTACACTCCCAGTAGCATCAGTCCGCGAGAGGTAATGCAGATGTTCGCTTTCCCAGGCTTCTGGCGCATGGCGATAAAACATTGGCGGACCGGCGTGAACGAATTTCGGCGATCATTTAGCAAGCAGGCATTCTTGAAAGCGCTGCAGGGGCTTGTGCCGGAATTGCAGGCGTCCGACTTACGCCCGGGTGGTTCGGGGGTACGGGCTCAAGCCGTCAGTCGCGATGGCAAGTTGGTGGACGACTTCATGTTCGTGCGAAGCAAGAACATGCTGCACGTGTGCAATGTTCCCTCACCGGCGGCAACCGCTTCCCTTCCCATCGGTCGGGTGATTGCGCGGATGGCTGTGGAGGGTGTTGCGGTTGAACAGGCGGTGCAAGCGGACTGAAACGGCTTAATTTGCGCTTGAATCCATGATTTGGGTCAACTCGACCGCTGGTTCGAGAATGGCGAATTTAGGCAGGACTCCCTTTACCATTGCGACTTCGTCGCAGCAGTGCAGCCGGGGACAATTGCAGCAATCTTTGTAGATTTTATCCGGGAGTTGTTGCCGCTCGGCCACGGCAAAACCCATCCTCTCAAAAAACTCCGGAATGCGTGTGAACAGGCATACGCAGCTCACCCGGTGCTTTTCAGCGTGTTTCAGCAAAGCATTTACCAGATTTTTGCCGGAGCCGTTGCCCTTGTATTCCGGGTGGACCGCAATGGAGCGGACTTCCGCCAAGTGCAATCCGTAAAGGTGCAGCGCGCCGCAGCCGATAATTCGTCCCCTATCTTCGACCACCACGAAATCACGAATATTCTCGCAGATTTCAGCCAGGCGACGAGGCAGTA
This genomic window contains:
- a CDS encoding N-acetyltransferase, with translation MRTRDAVLRDAEQIHELIASYSGDGTLLPRRLAEICENIRDFVVVEDRGRIIGCGALHLYGLHLAEVRSIAVHPEYKGNGSGKNLVNALLKHAEKHRVSCVCLFTRIPEFFERMGFAVAERQQLPDKIYKDCCNCPRLHCCDEVAMVKGVLPKFAILEPAVELTQIMDSSAN